The Zingiber officinale cultivar Zhangliang chromosome 9A, Zo_v1.1, whole genome shotgun sequence genome window below encodes:
- the LOC122019684 gene encoding suppressor of mec-8 and unc-52 protein homolog 2-like, which produces MSSGKKNNKEKMIRRKEEKLEEPEVPKYRDRAKERREDQNPDYEPTELGSFHAVAPPGTVDLRSTDAHKISIENSKYLGGDLEHTHLVKGLDYALLHKVRSEIDKKTDDDGQKDDKSRTSKEDQPLVFRTATAKSVYQWIVKPQTNIKANEMFLPGRMAFIYNMEEGLSHDIPTTLHRSRADCPVPEEMVNVSLDSSILERIAKIMTYLRIGSSGKVLKKKKKDKEAKGKISGIANGHDEEKPSQHSTDISKLHYEREMPPPARQKRSVETKDKNSLPIARVAEDDIFVGDGVDYSVPSKDLSQSPISEDMDESPRVREKQSYFSEPVYGPIPPPETDQTWQQTNGHDAIQTQMLATGYQGDWSGYQYPEQLTYAEHYLQQNPQDYAAFTGANLPQDPLLMTQEDKDRGLGSVFKRDDQRLQKLREKDVREKDPNFISESYSECYPGYQEYNHQVVDSDDEDDLSKMDMGGRAKGRLHRWDFETEEEWAKYNEQKEAMPKAAFQFGVKMQDGRKTRKQNKDQKLTNDLHKINKILARKKAEREGHDDKGDYDDDPQPGKKLRI; this is translated from the exons ATGTCTTCAGGAAAAAAGAACAACAAGGAGAAGATGATTCGGCGCAA agaGGAAAAGCTTGAAGAACCAGAAGTTCCCAAGTACAGGGATCGCGCTAAAGAGAGGAGAGAAGATCAAAACCCTGATTATGAGCCAACAGAACTTGGTTCTTTTCATGCTGTGGCCCCGCCTGGGACAGTTGATCTGAG GTCAACTGATGCTCACAAGATATCCATTGAGAACAGCAAGTATCTTGGAG GGGATTTGGAACATACACACTTGGTTAAAGGTTTAGATTATGCTCTTCTCCACAAGGTAAGGAGTGAAATTGACAAAAAAACAGATGATGATGGTCAAAAGGATGACAAGTCTAG GACTTCAAAGGAAGACCAGCCACTTGTATTTCGCACAGCAACTGCCAAG TCAGTGTATCAATGGATTGTCAAGCCACAAACCAATATAAAAGCAAATGAAATGTTTCTTCCTGGAAGGATGGCTTTCATCTATAACATG GAGGAAGGTTTATCACATGATATCCCTACCACTCTTCATCGGAGCAGAGCTGACTGCCCAGTCCCAGAG GAAATGGTTAATGTCAGCCTGGATAGTTCTATTCTTGAACGGATTGCTAAAATCATGACATATCTTCGTATTGGATCCTCAGGGAAGGttcttaagaaaaagaaaaaggacaaaGAAGCTAAAG GAAAGATTTCTGGAATTGCTAATGGTCATGATGAAGAGAAACCCAGCCAACACTCTACTGATATTTCAAAGCTTCATTATGAAAGAGAAATGCCACCACCTGCCCGTCAGAAGAGAAGTGTCGAGACAAAGGATAAAAACTCACTCCCAATCGCCAGAGTTGCAGAGGATGACATATTTGTTGGGGATGGAGTTGATTATAGTGTTCCTAGTAAGGACCTGAGTCAAAGCCCAATTTCGGAAGACATGGATGAATCACCACGCGTCAGAGAGAAGCAATCATATTTCAGTGAACCAGTTTATGGACCTATACCGCCTCCAGAAACTGATCAAACATGGCAACAGACA aaTGGGCATGATGCCATTCAAACTCAAATGCTGGCTACTGGATACCAAGGAGACTGGTCGGGGTACCAATACCCTGAGCAATTGACTTATGCTGAACATTATTTGCAGCAAAATCCTCAGGATTATGCTGCATTTACAGGAGCAAATTTACCTCAAGACCCACTTTTAATGACCCAGGAAGACAAAGACCGCGGTTTAGGATCTGTTTTTAAGCGTGACGACCAAAGACTACAAAAGCTAAGGGAAAAAGATGTTAGGGAAAAGGATCCCAATTTCATATCTGAAAGTTACTCTGAATGTTATCCTGGTTATCAGGAATACAACCATCAGGTAGTAGACAGTGATGATGAAGATGACTTGTCAAAAATGGATATGGGTGGCCGG GCGAAAGGTCGTCTTCACAGATGGGATTTTGAAACGGAAGAGGAATGGGCCAAGTACAACGAACAGAAGGAAGCAATGCCAAAAGCTGCTTTCCAATTTGGAGTAAAAATGCAAGACGGAAGAAAGACGAGGAAGCAAAACAAGGACCAGAAGCTTACTAACGATCTCCACAAGATTAATAAGATCCTCGCAAGGAAGAAGGCTGAGAGAGAGGGACACGATGACAAAGGCGACTATGATGATGATCCACAACCTGGAAAAAAACTTCGAATCTAA